The Desulfonatronospira thiodismutans ASO3-1 region AGATTGTATCTGCGGTTTTAAAGCTCCAGATTTTGCTGCCCGTGGCCTGGTCCAGGGAATAAAGGTAATTGTCCTGGCCTGCTATGAAGATATGTCCATTGGAATACCTTGCTGAAGAGTCAACTGGACCGCCGGTTCCGAACTTCCAGACCAGATCCGCTGTTGGAAGCAGTGCAGCAAGCAGATCCAGCAGTTCAGACCTGTTGGATATCCAGGTATTTTCTTCCACAACCTGCAAAGGAGTCAGGCCCTCATCATTGGTGACGTCCGCAGAAGCACCGTTTTCCAGCAGAAGGGCGGCCATGGCCACATTTCCTTCATCTACAGCACTATGCAGGGGAGTATTACCATCATGGTCCTGCAGGTCAGGATCAGCACCATATTGAAGCAAAAGCCCGGTCAATTCGGATTTTTTATCTGCAACAGCCACATTCAGCCGGGTCTCTCCATGCAGGTTGCGCACATTTACGTCTGCTCCCAGGTCAAGTAGGTGCTGCAGCATTTCCTGGTCCCGGGCCTGAAACAAAGGCGGGTCCCAGGAATCAGATCCAGCATCAAGATCCACTCCGGCCGCTGCAAACTTAGTCAAGATTTCCATATCCCGGTTATGACCGATGGCACTCAATAAAATCCTCTGCAGAGGATCAGGATCCGCTCCTTTTTGCAGCAGAACCTGCACAGCATCCCGCTTGCCCTCCATAGCAGCTGAGACAAGGGGTGTATAATGCGCGCCCCAACCTATACTGTATTCAAGGTCCGCGCCGCTTTCTATGAGTATTTCCAGCACATCTGCACGCCCTGCCCTGGCAGCTGAATGAAGGATGGGCCAGGCCCAGTCCTCATCCTCGGTCAACTGCTCCGGGCTGTCTGCAAGCACCTGCCTGACCTGGTCAACCTCACCTCGAACAGCTGCAATACGAAGCTCCGGCCAGCCCATGACCCGGGGATCTGCTTTTGCACCGTGAGCAATCAACATCTCGGCTATGTTCAGATATATCTCATGGGAAATAATTTCACCTACAAGGTCCAAAGGCGTATGGCCCTGGGCATCCTCAAGGTCAATATCAGCACCGCGGTTTATCAGATACTCCACTGTTTCTGGATTGCCAACCTCGTAAGCAGCTACATGCAGAACAGACCAGCCATCCTCATCCTGGGCGTTTATGCTTACGCCGTGCTCCAGCAGATATTCCAGGCCAGGAATCTGTCCCTGGTATACTGCTTCAAACATCAATTCCAGACCGATCTGCTGAGCTTGCAGTTCTGCTCCCAGTTCCAGCAGTTTATCAGCTATGCCTGTATTCCCAAAGACAACAGCCACGTGCAATGCAGTAAAACCATGTCTGTCAGGCACTTCAATCTCCGCACCATTTTCCAGTAAAATTTCCAGCAGATCTTCTTCACCAGTCATGGCTGCCTTGTGCAATGGAGTTTCATGTCTTTTATTCAGGGCGTTAACGTTGGCACCTGCCTTGAGCAGTGTTTCTGCTGCATCTTTGTGTCCTGCAGCAATAGCCAGGTGTAAAGCTGTATTCTGGTCATCATCAACAGCATTGACATCCGCCCCGGAGTCAATATGCCGCTTAATATCCTGTGCATCGCCCTGGGCGGCTGCCTGTAACAAATCGCCGTGCAAACTTGCCCCGCTTTTCTCCAGCATGAGCACCACTTCTGAATGCCCGTTGGAATGGGCCAGTTCCATGGCGGTATTGCCTCTGCGGTTCTGGACCTGAATATCTGCCCCGCTTTGAACAAGCAGCTCCACTATGTCCAGGTGCCCGCCCTGGGCCGCCAGGTGCAGGGGAGTAAGTTCACCTGGTCCGGGTTCGTCCACTTTCAGGCCTTTTTCCAGCAACTGCTTTACCATCTGAGTGTTGCCTTTTCCTGCCGCCAAGTGCAGGGGGGTGTTGCCTCGGCCGTCTTTGACATTGGTGTCTGCACCCGCAGCCAGAAGAACCTCAGTTATTGTCTTAACCTCATCAGCTTCTGCATAATAGTGGTTCAGGATCTGAAGAAGGGCAGTCAGGTTCTCATGGTGCGAATATTCCGGGTCTGCTCCATTTTCCAGAAGCAGAGATACTACCGGGGCTTCTCTGTAGCCTATGGCAAGCTGGAGAGCCGTTCTATGCTGCCCGTCGACAAGCGAGATATCCGCATCATATTTCAGCAGAACTGCAGCTGACTCTTTACTTCCATGTTGTGCTGCCAGCATAAGAGGGGTCATCTGGAGATAATTTACAGCATCTGCGTTTGCTCCCAGTTGCAGCAGTTTCTCAGCCACCGCATACCTGTTCTGCAGGACTGCTGAGTGCAGATAGGTCATCTGCTGGACAAACTCCTGATCAAGGTCTATGCCTTCTACAAACAGGCTTTCCATAACAAAGGGCTGACTGTAGCGGACTGCATAGTCGAAAGGATGAGCACCATCATTATTTGTTGCCAGGACATCAGCTCCCTCTTCAAGCAGCATTTCCACCCAAGGGCGGGCATTATCTTCCAGAGTTGCAGCCATATGAAGGGCTGTATCACCGCTTGACATGGCAGCTCCTGTATCAGACCCGGACGATATCAGCAGTTCACCAACTGCCAGGTTATTACTGACAACAGCCAGATGCAGAGCAGTGCGCTGTGCATTATCTCTGGCCTCCAGTTCTGACCCGGCTTCAATAAGCATCTCGGCAACGTTTTTTGCAGGGTTACCTGCTGCATAATGCAAAGGGAGCTGTCCTCTGCGGCATTTTTTATCAATAGACGCACCGGCATCAATAAGCACCTGCACGAAATCACTGTCCGCCATAAGGGCTGCAAAATGCAGGGCAGCAGCACCGCCTCTTCCCGTGGCGTCAACGTCTGCACCCGCATCAAGCAGCACCATTGCCACTTCCAGGTCCGAATTTTCGGCAGCCAGCATCAGGGGCAGCCGCCAGTTCTGTTCTCCTGCAGAGCCTGGGTCAGCACCCTGTTCAAGCAGATACTTGACCACTTCAATATGACCCTTGGCAACAGCAAAGTGCAGAGGGTCAATGGACTCAGTACCCATGTCCCCTGGGCCAATGGGATTTTCTTCTGAGGCTCTTCCGTACCTGGGTGCTCCTACAATCCTCCTGGAAGTAACATCAGCTCCTTCCTGCACCAGCCTTTTCACTTCTGCAAGGCTGCCGGCTTGAGCTGCATCGAAAAGATTGTCAAAAGAAACCCTGACCCGGGTTTCAGGCACTTCTGCCCCAAGAGCGCTCAGCCTTGTCCTGGCGGCATTCTGCAGAGTACGGCTGTCTTTTTCAGTATTTTGGAGATAGGCCTTGTATACTGCAACAGCTTCTTCGTTTCGATCCAGATTTTCCAGTACCCGCCCATAAGAAATATAATGCTCCAGCAAGTCCTGGCCCGAAGCATCAAGATCAACAATCAGCTGCCCATAAAGATCTGCAGCCTCTGACCATAACTCTTCTGTTTCATACAGGTACAACAGCCTTTTTTTGGCCGTAGGCATGCCCGGAGTAGCAAACATGGCAAATTGATCATCAAGAAATGTGGAGCCGGGATAACGCTGCACGTAAGTTTCCAGGATATCTATGGCATCCAGATTTCTGGAGGGGCTGTAGGCCCGCATGTACATATTACTGAGCCGCCAGTAGCTTTCCTGGGCATATCCAGTATCAGGAGCTTTCTGCATTACCTGGTGGTACAGCTTTTCCATCTCATCCAGTTCATCATCATCCAGGGCATCAATCCTGGCAAAAAGAGTTCTGGCCATGTTCTGCTGCTGTGAAACTGAAAGACTTTCCTTTTTTGCAGTCTTCTGCACATCATTTATGCCAGCTTTAGTTTCAAAGGATTGAGCAGCAAGGACAAACTCATGCATATATTCTGCAAGTTCCTCCAGGGGATGGGCAAAAGCGTTCAGTAATTCGTCTTCCACAGCACGGTCTAAAAGCTCTGAAAGCGTTTGCATATCAGCATCAAGAAGGTTTATGCCCTGAGAGCGAAGCTCCAGTGCCAGATGCATAAACCGCTCCGGCAACATCCCCCAGGCACGCATGGCCCTTACGGTCAGTTCGCCCTGCACTGCAAGATCCTGAAGTTCCTGCTGCTTATTTGCTGCAGTTTCCCGGGCAATACTCTTCTCAGGACCTGACAGACACAGTATGAACGCCCAAAAACAGAAAAAAAAGCTCAAAAACATTTTTTTGTAGAAATTCAAGTTTTTCATTGAGTTTTATCCTTTGTAAAATATCAGGAATTGTATGATGTGACTGCAAAAAATCTAGGCATGAGTAATTCAGCAATAGATCAAACTTATAATGCTTTGTTTTTACTGACTCCTGATCCCTGTCTCCTGACACCTGTGACTGCAAAAAGTACTTTTTGCAGTTGAGTCTTTATAACTATATCCATCTGATGGCTCATCCATATGCACCTGTCAGTTTAAATCCATCCTCCTGCTTCTCCAGATAAATACTATTGTATATCAAGCAGCTGCCATCTTTATAGGTAAACATGTAGGATATCAGATACTCACCTGAAGTGATCACTTCAAAATCTTGAATCATATCTATTCTTGCCTGAAATGAAGTTTTCACATTCAGCAGATAGTTCATACAGCAGATGCTTAGATCCTGCATTTTATATATTCCGGGAAACAGCAGTTCATACAGAAACTGTGGGGTATTTTTCTGCAGTATGCTGTCATGCTGCTTTTGCAGATATTCATGGTGAATATAATCCTCCATGAGACGCTTCCAGTCATGGGCGTTAACTGTCTTTTCCAGGCCCAGGACAAATGTGCCCAGTTTCAAAGAAAGCTTCTCATCCTGCAGGGTAGCCGGAGTAAAAGTCTTTCTGTCCGACTGGACATGGTATTTCAGGCATGATCTTGAGATACTGCATGCTTTATCCTGTGGGCCTTTGTCCAGGATGACCACGTCCGTGGGGCAGGTAAACATGCCGTTATAGAGGTCTATTCCCGCCGTGGCCCGGATCTTTCTGCCCTCGAACAGATCTGGATCAAAGGGGATATTGGAGCAGG contains the following coding sequences:
- a CDS encoding ankyrin repeat domain-containing protein, which produces MKNLNFYKKMFLSFFFCFWAFILCLSGPEKSIARETAANKQQELQDLAVQGELTVRAMRAWGMLPERFMHLALELRSQGINLLDADMQTLSELLDRAVEDELLNAFAHPLEELAEYMHEFVLAAQSFETKAGINDVQKTAKKESLSVSQQQNMARTLFARIDALDDDELDEMEKLYHQVMQKAPDTGYAQESYWRLSNMYMRAYSPSRNLDAIDILETYVQRYPGSTFLDDQFAMFATPGMPTAKKRLLYLYETEELWSEAADLYGQLIVDLDASGQDLLEHYISYGRVLENLDRNEEAVAVYKAYLQNTEKDSRTLQNAARTRLSALGAEVPETRVRVSFDNLFDAAQAGSLAEVKRLVQEGADVTSRRIVGAPRYGRASEENPIGPGDMGTESIDPLHFAVAKGHIEVVKYLLEQGADPGSAGEQNWRLPLMLAAENSDLEVAMVLLDAGADVDATGRGGAAALHFAALMADSDFVQVLIDAGASIDKKCRRGQLPLHYAAGNPAKNVAEMLIEAGSELEARDNAQRTALHLAVVSNNLAVGELLISSGSDTGAAMSSGDTALHMAATLEDNARPWVEMLLEEGADVLATNNDGAHPFDYAVRYSQPFVMESLFVEGIDLDQEFVQQMTYLHSAVLQNRYAVAEKLLQLGANADAVNYLQMTPLMLAAQHGSKESAAVLLKYDADISLVDGQHRTALQLAIGYREAPVVSLLLENGADPEYSHHENLTALLQILNHYYAEADEVKTITEVLLAAGADTNVKDGRGNTPLHLAAGKGNTQMVKQLLEKGLKVDEPGPGELTPLHLAAQGGHLDIVELLVQSGADIQVQNRRGNTAMELAHSNGHSEVVLMLEKSGASLHGDLLQAAAQGDAQDIKRHIDSGADVNAVDDDQNTALHLAIAAGHKDAAETLLKAGANVNALNKRHETPLHKAAMTGEEDLLEILLENGAEIEVPDRHGFTALHVAVVFGNTGIADKLLELGAELQAQQIGLELMFEAVYQGQIPGLEYLLEHGVSINAQDEDGWSVLHVAAYEVGNPETVEYLINRGADIDLEDAQGHTPLDLVGEIISHEIYLNIAEMLIAHGAKADPRVMGWPELRIAAVRGEVDQVRQVLADSPEQLTEDEDWAWPILHSAARAGRADVLEILIESGADLEYSIGWGAHYTPLVSAAMEGKRDAVQVLLQKGADPDPLQRILLSAIGHNRDMEILTKFAAAGVDLDAGSDSWDPPLFQARDQEMLQHLLDLGADVNVRNLHGETRLNVAVADKKSELTGLLLQYGADPDLQDHDGNTPLHSAVDEGNVAMAALLLENGASADVTNDEGLTPLQVVEENTWISNRSELLDLLAALLPTADLVWKFGTGGPVDSSARYSNGHIFIAGQDNYLYSLDQATGSKIWSFKTADTIFSSPAVVEGVVYTGSLDGFLYAVHQETGEEKWRFNADKDIVSSPYHWEGSAFISNLQGDVFAVDAETGDKIWKFESGSRSISSAVILDGVVYFGSGDGELIALDGKNGEKLWSFETEAEILSSPALTEDMVVVGDWQGNVYALDAESGQELWSTQAGRDLLTVPVIARDRIYVGSLEGYMYALDLHTGKEIWKFDSGGGIQSSPAMAGNTLYFGDSKGILYALDSESGREKWRFSALATIISSPLILNDIVYFGSYDGHVYAVSYQE